acttctatatgtaaactgcatggaatttacttgtattcaatgtgaatacactgttataccatgagttttcacttctatatgtaaacagcctcaaatatacttgtattcaatgtgaatacactgttataccatgagtttttacttctatatgtaaacagcattaaatatacttgtattcaatgtgaatacactgttataccatgagtttttacttctatatgtaaacagcatcaaatatacttgtattcaatgtgaatacactgttataccatgagtttttacttctatatgtatactgcatgaaatatacttgtattcaatgtgaatacactgttattccatgagtttttacttctatatgtaaacagcatcaaatatacttgtattcaatgtgaacacactgttataccatgagtttttacttctatatgtaaactgcatggaatatacttgtaatcaatgtgaatacactgttataccatgagtttttacttctatatgtaaactgcattgaatatacttgtattcaattgtaaatacactgttataccatgggtttttacttctatatgtaaactgcatggaatatacttgtattcagtgtgaatacactgttacaccatgagttttttcttctatatgtaaaccgcatcaaatatacttgtattcaatgttaatacactgttataccatgagtttttacttctatatgtaaactgcatggaatatacttgtattcagtgtgaatacactgttataccatgagttttgacttctatatgtatactgcatcaaatctacttgtattcaatgtgaatacacttttataccatgagtttttatttcaatatgtaaacagcattaaatatatacttgtattcaatgtgaatacacttttataccatgagtttttacttctatatgtaaacagcattaaatatatacttgtattcaatgtgaatacactgttataccatgagtttttacttctatatgtaaacagcatcaaatatacttgtattcaatgtgaatacactgttataccatgagtttttaattctatatgttaacagcctcaaatatacttgtattcaatgtgaatacactgttataccatgagtttttacttctatatgtgaacagcatcaaatatacttgtattcaatgtgaatacactgttataccatgagtttttacttctatatgtaaacagcatcaaatatacttgtatttaatgtgaatacactgttataccatgagtttttacttctatctgtaaacagtatcaaatatacttgtattcaatgtgaatacactgttataccatgagtttttacttctatatgtaaactgcatggaatatacttgtattcaatgtgaatacactattatatcatgagtttttacttctatatgtaaactgcatggaatttacttgtattcaatgtgaatacactgttataccatgagttttcacttctatatgtaaacagcctcaaatatacttgtattcaatgtgaatacactgttataccatgagtttttacttctataagtaaacagcatcaaatatactagtattcaatgtgaatacaccgttataccatgagtttctacttctatatgttaacagcattaaatatacttgtattcaatgtgaatactttgttataccatgagtttttacttctatatgtaaacagcatcaaatatacttgtattcaatgtgaattcactgttataccatgagtttttacttctatatttatactgcatcaaatatacttgtattcaatgtgaatacactgttataccatgagtttttacttctatatgtaaacagcatcaaatatacttgtattcaatgtgaatacactgttataccatgagtttttacttctttatgtatactgcatcaaatatacttgtattcaatgtgaatacactgttataccatgcccTTTaacctctatatgtatactgcatcaaatatacttgtattcaatgtgaatacactgttattccatgagtttttacttctatatgtaaacagcatcaaatatacttgtattcaatgtgaacacactgttataccatgagtttttacttctataagtaaacagcatcaaatatactagtattcaatgtgaatacaccgttataccatgagtttctacttctatatgttaacagcattaaatatacttgtattcaatgtgaatacactgttataccatgagtttttacttctatatgtatactgcatcaaatatacttgtattcaatgtgaatacactgttataccatgcccTTTaacctctatatgtatactgcatcaaatatacttgtattcaatgtgaatatactgttattccatgagtttttacttctatatgtaaacagcatcaaatatacttgtattcaatgtgaacacactgttataccatgagtttttacttctataagtaaacagcatcaaatatactagtattcaatgtgaatacaccgttataccatgagttttttacttctatatgttaacagcattaaatatacttgtattcaatgtgaatacactgttataccatgagtttttacttctatatgtaaacagcatcaaatatacttgtattcaatgtgaatacactgttataccatgagtttttacttctatatttatactgcatcaaatatacttgtattcaatgtgaatacactgttataccatgagtttttacttctatatgtaaacagcatcaaatatacttgtattcattgtgaatacactgttatactatgagtttttacttctatatgtaaactgccaggaatatacttgtattcaatgtgaatacactgttacaccatgagtttttacttctatatgtaaactgcatcaaatatacttgtattcaatgtgaatacactgttataccatgagtttttacttctttatgtatactgcatcaaatatacttgtattcaatgtgaatacactgttataccatgcccTTTaacctctatatgtatactgcatcaaatatacttgtattcaatgtgaatacactgttattccatgagtttttacttctatatgtaaacaacatcaaatatacttgtattcaatgtgaacacactgttataccatgagtttttacttctataagtaaacagcatcaaatatactagtattcaatgtgaatacaccgttataccatgagtttctacttctatatgttaacagcattaaatatacttgtattcaatgtgaatacactgttataccatgagtttttacttctatatgtatactgcatcaaatatacttgtattcaatgtgaatacactgttataccatgcccTTTaacctctatatgtatactgcatcaaatatacttgtattcaatgtgaatatactgttattccatgagtttttacttctatatgtaaacagcatcaaatatacttgtattcaatgtgaacacactgttataccatgagtttttacttctataagtaaacagcatcaaatatactagtattcaatgtgaatacaccgttataccatgagtttctacttctatatgttaacagcattaaatatacttgtattcaatgtgaatacactgttataccatgagtttttacttctatatgtaaacagcatcaaatatacttgtattcaatgtgaatacactgttataccatgagtttttacttctatatttatactgcatcaaatatacttgtattcaatgtgaatacactgttataccatgagtttttacttctatatgtaaacagcatcaaatatacttgtattcattgtgaatacactgttatactatgagtttttacttctatatgtaaactgccaggaatatacttgtattcaatgtgaatacactgttacaccatgagtttttacttctatatgtaaactgcatcaaatatacttgtattcaatgtgaataaactgttataccatgagtttttacttctatatgtaaacagcatcaacaatacttgtattcaatgttactacactgttataccatgagtttttacttctatatgtaaactgcatggaatatacttgtattcaatgtgactacactgttataccatgagtttttacttctatatgtatactgcatcaaatatacttgtattcaatgtgaatacactgttataccatgagtttttacttctatatgtaaacagcatcaaatatacttgtattcaatgtgaatacactgttataccatgagtttttaattctatatgtaaacagcatcaaatatacttctagtcaatgtgaatacactgttataccatgagtttttacttctatgtgtaaacagcatcaaatatacttgtattcaatgtgaatacactgttataccatgagtttttacttccatatgtaaactgcatggaatatacttgttccAGCCAAAATCGACGCTTAATTTATTCGGCTGCTGTTTATCTGATTATGTTTGTAATTGTAACGGTAGATGTCACGTCGAATAATCAGAGGGCGTAGCTATCAGCTGATCAGTTGTTTGCTTCTGTCTGATTTCGTTTCGATTCGTAAGAGGCCATTTTTGCCTAGTAAGTTTCTGATTCTGAAAGCTCTTAATCTGGTACGCTATTGGTGTCGTTTATTGTGTGTGTCCACTTGATTCTGCTCTGCATTCAGGTACTTGATTGAAATGTTATTTTATGACGTAAATTAATGTATTGTGTATTTGTGTTTAGAGTGTGTTAATTAATGCGTGATCTCTATTGAGTCACCCCTGGTATTTCTGGTCATAGCCCACTCCTAATTGTGGACCCTGGGcaatttattatattattgCTGATATGTCTTGCTTGAATGTAATTATTATGTATATCTATTTAGGCACCAGTTGAAAGGTGTAATATAATTGTATTACTCGTTGGCCCTAGCATTGTACTTCTTTGTTTCATTggtgatcgtagcaggacctGCTGCAAGAAGAAAGACAATGACAAAGGGCAAGAAGAAGGCTGCTCAAGCTCATCCTGAACCTGACGAAGACACAATTGCAGGAAGAAGGAAGAATCGAAACGTCCAGTCCATTTATCAAAGACAAGCAGAAGATCTGGGCAAGTCTCCAGCACAGTCAGTCAACGATGATGGACAAGGACTCAACCTTCAGACCCCAAATGCAAAAAGTGAAACCACATCTCAACACAGTAGAGCTCAAGATGCTGTTGAACGTGATGCTGTGCGTTCCAAAATTGATTTAGCATGCCAGATGATCAACAAGCTGATAGCAGAAAATGGTTCCCGCCGAGCATGTCGCGGATTAGTTGACAAGCTCGACTCCATGTATGCAGACACCGAACGTCTTAACTTGTTGGCTGTCATGCCGAATCATACAGAAGAGTTTGGAAGACAAGCAGCCATCCAAATTGCACTGTTCACCCAAATTGAGAAAGCCAAGGAAGACGTAGATGAATTCATCAATTCTCGTGCAGACGAAGCTTCTTCCATTGCTTCCTTTCAGCCTCTTTCTATTCGAAGGGAGGTATTGAGAAACTGGACTCAAATGACTTCTCAAGCCCTAGCTGATGCGAAACAGAAAGCTGAAGAAGCTCAACGAAACGCAGAAAAGTTGCAGAAGGAGTCAGTCGACGCGAAGAGGAAAGCGGAAGAAGCAAACAAAGAGGTGGAAAATTTAACAGGTGCtatggagaaaagaaaatctgcaAATACAGTCATCAGTGATGGACAACACGACTGGGGAGACAAAGAAGCTTCTATCAACGATTGGCGTCGGAAACCCCTCATTGAACCAAGGTCTCGAGAAACCGAAGAGGAAGGCGAGCCTGATTGCTGGATTGACCGATATTGCTCCGGTTTGGAAGATCCGACCTGGTTTTATTCTCACAAGGCCCCGTCATTGAAAAGCGAACTTCCAGTATTTTCTGGTAAAGCTTTAGACTGGTTCTGGTGGATTGATCTGTATCGTTCAATGGTGCATGATCAAAGAATTTCAGCTGGCGAGAAGTTAGCAATTTTGAAGAGTCGTTTAAGCGGTGAGCAACTGGACATTGTTCAAGGTTTAGGAGGAGGAGAACCCGCGTACAAGTCAGCGCTTTCTCGTCT
The sequence above is drawn from the Daphnia magna isolate NIES unplaced genomic scaffold, ASM2063170v1.1 Dm_contigs160, whole genome shotgun sequence genome and encodes:
- the LOC123467196 gene encoding uncharacterized protein LOC123467196 encodes the protein MTKGKKKAAQAHPEPDEDTIAGRRKNRNVQSIYQRQAEDLGKSPAQSVNDDGQGLNLQTPNAKSETTSQHSRAQDAVERDAVRSKIDLACQMINKLIAENGSRRACRGLVDKLDSMYADTERLNLLAVMPNHTEEFGRQAAIQIALFTQIEKAKEDVDEFINSRADEASSIASFQPLSIRREVLRNWTQMTSQALADAKQKAEEAQRNAEKLQKESVDAKRKAEEANKEVENLTGAMEKRKSANTVISDGQHDWGDKEASINDWRRKPLIEPRSRETEEEGEPDCWIDRYCSGLEDPTWFYSHKAPSLKSELPVFSGKALDWFWWIDLYRSMVHDQRISAGEKLAILKSRLSGEQLDIVQGLGGGEPAYKSALSRLKQAAGRRDVMRVPHLSELDRMDLGRDPTALRRFAEKARTHLFDLTRIGETSSSDIIERLCRKLHPADRLEWNSRRGTGLERRSLNEFGEWLCVRASAYQNAYNIAAEQSSGNGFGSSRHRPTTARAHHTSFEPDRSDKPYKSRCYCCNGRAPCFILPNVQGNADQGEDPILH